The Micromonospora krabiensis genome window below encodes:
- a CDS encoding quinone-dependent dihydroorotate dehydrogenase: MMFERLLRPALFRIGGGDAEAAHEWTLRRLAAVSRSAPALAALRARYAVRAPRTVFGVEFPNPVGLAAGMDKNGVALPAWPALGFGFVEVGTVTAHAQPGNPRPRLFRLRDSEAVINRMGFNNAGAEALAARLAALPRPLGVPLGISLGKSKVTPLADAVEDYLASYRALRDHGDYFAVNVSSPNTPGLRSLQDRAHLDALLAALVGEKPVLVKIAPDLTEPAIAELLEVCLARGAAGVIATNTTLARDGLADVDRPRGGETGGLSGRPLTGRAREVVSFVHRETGGRLPVVGVGGILDPDDASRMLDAGASLVQLYTGFIYRGPALVRAAARTAPTP; the protein is encoded by the coding sequence GTGATGTTCGAGCGGCTCCTACGGCCGGCGCTGTTCCGGATCGGGGGCGGCGACGCCGAGGCGGCGCACGAGTGGACACTGCGGCGGCTCGCCGCGGTGTCCCGCTCGGCGCCGGCCCTCGCCGCGCTGCGGGCCCGGTACGCGGTCCGCGCTCCGCGCACGGTCTTCGGCGTCGAGTTCCCCAATCCGGTCGGCCTGGCCGCCGGGATGGACAAGAACGGCGTGGCGCTGCCGGCCTGGCCGGCGCTGGGCTTCGGCTTCGTCGAGGTCGGCACGGTGACCGCGCACGCGCAGCCGGGCAACCCCCGGCCCCGGCTGTTCCGCCTGCGGGACAGCGAGGCGGTGATCAACCGGATGGGCTTCAACAACGCCGGCGCCGAGGCCCTGGCGGCGCGGCTGGCGGCGCTGCCCCGGCCGCTCGGCGTGCCGCTGGGCATCTCGCTCGGCAAGTCCAAGGTGACCCCGTTGGCGGACGCGGTCGAGGACTACCTCGCCTCGTACCGGGCGCTGCGCGACCATGGCGACTACTTCGCGGTGAACGTCTCCTCCCCGAACACCCCGGGTCTGCGGTCGTTGCAGGACCGGGCGCACCTGGACGCCCTGCTGGCCGCCCTGGTGGGCGAGAAGCCGGTGCTCGTGAAGATCGCGCCGGACCTCACCGAGCCGGCGATCGCCGAGCTGCTGGAGGTCTGCCTGGCCCGGGGCGCGGCCGGCGTGATCGCCACCAACACCACCCTCGCCCGCGACGGCCTGGCCGACGTCGACCGGCCCCGCGGCGGCGAGACGGGCGGGCTGTCCGGCCGGCCGCTCACCGGCCGGGCGCGGGAGGTCGTCTCGTTCGTGCACCGGGAGACCGGCGGCCGGCTGCCGGTGGTCGGCGTGGGCGGCATCCTCGACCCCGACGACGCGAGCCGGATGCTCGACGCCGGCGCGAGCCTGGTGCAGCTCTACACCGGCTTCATCTACCGGGGCCCCGCCCTGGTCCGCGCCGCCGCCCGCACGGCCCCCACACCATGA
- a CDS encoding adenosylmethionine--8-amino-7-oxononanoate transaminase: protein MRAEEILAVDRERVWHPYAPLPAASPPYVVEGAQGVRLRLADGRELVDGMSSWWAAIHGYRHPVLDAAVTDQLGRMSHVMFGGLTHEPAVRLAQSLVDLAPDGLEHVFLADSGSVSVEVAIKMCLQYQRATGRPERRRLGTWRGGYHGDTFHPMSVCDPEGGMHHLWGDVLPRQVFAPVPPAGFDTPPDPAYCAALADAVERHAHELAAVIVEPVVQGAGGMRFHHPEYLRVLREVTRAHGVLLIFDEIATGFGRTGTMFAAEHAGVTPDVMCVGKALTGGYLTLAAALCTAEIARGISADGVLAHGPTFMGNPLACAVANASIGLLRAGDWAAEVARVGDGLRAGLAPLRGAPGVVDVRVLGAIGVVQVDHEVDLPAATAAAVAQGVWLRPFRDLIYTMPPYVTDDADLARIASGVAAAVKAG, encoded by the coding sequence GTGAGGGCTGAGGAGATCCTCGCGGTCGACCGGGAGCGGGTCTGGCACCCGTACGCCCCGCTGCCGGCGGCCAGCCCGCCGTACGTGGTGGAGGGCGCGCAGGGCGTACGGCTGCGGCTCGCCGACGGCCGCGAACTGGTGGACGGGATGTCGTCCTGGTGGGCGGCGATCCACGGCTACCGCCACCCGGTGCTCGACGCGGCGGTGACCGACCAGCTGGGCCGGATGAGTCACGTCATGTTCGGCGGCCTGACCCACGAGCCGGCGGTACGGCTCGCCCAGAGCCTCGTCGACCTCGCCCCGGACGGGCTGGAGCACGTCTTCCTCGCCGACTCCGGGTCGGTGAGCGTCGAGGTGGCGATCAAGATGTGCCTGCAGTACCAGCGGGCCACCGGCCGGCCGGAGCGCCGCCGGCTGGGCACCTGGCGGGGCGGCTACCACGGCGACACGTTCCACCCGATGAGCGTCTGCGACCCGGAGGGGGGCATGCACCACCTCTGGGGCGACGTGCTGCCCCGGCAGGTCTTCGCGCCCGTGCCGCCGGCCGGCTTCGACACCCCGCCGGACCCGGCGTACTGCGCCGCGCTCGCCGACGCCGTCGAGCGGCACGCGCACGAGTTGGCCGCCGTCATCGTGGAGCCGGTCGTGCAGGGCGCCGGCGGGATGCGCTTCCACCACCCCGAGTACCTGCGGGTGCTGCGCGAGGTGACCCGGGCGCACGGCGTGCTGCTCATCTTCGACGAGATCGCCACCGGGTTCGGCCGGACCGGCACGATGTTCGCGGCCGAGCACGCCGGCGTGACCCCGGACGTGATGTGCGTGGGCAAGGCGCTCACCGGCGGCTACCTCACCCTCGCGGCGGCGCTGTGCACCGCCGAGATCGCCCGGGGGATCTCCGCCGACGGCGTGCTGGCGCACGGCCCGACGTTCATGGGCAACCCGCTCGCCTGTGCCGTCGCCAACGCCTCCATCGGCCTCCTGCGGGCCGGTGACTGGGCCGCCGAGGTGGCGAGGGTGGGCGACGGGCTGCGGGCCGGCCTGGCGCCGCTGCGGGGCGCGCCGGGAGTGGTCGACGTGCGGGTGCTGGGCGCGATCGGCGTGGTGCAGGTGGACCACGAGGTGGACCTGCCCGCCGCGACGGCCGCCGCGGTCGCCCAGGGCGTGTGGCTGCGCCCGTTCCGGGACCTGATCTACACGATGCCGCCGTACGTCACCGACGACGCCGACCTGGCCCGGATCGCGTCGGGCGTCGCGGCGGCCGTGAAGGCCGGCTGA